In Monodelphis domestica isolate mMonDom1 chromosome 3, mMonDom1.pri, whole genome shotgun sequence, the following proteins share a genomic window:
- the LOC130458114 gene encoding mRNA export factor GLE1-like: protein MAQSVQEGVMASEGLCWEALQAPRSSDRGLLSYHLDWLLRGQETLEECMSIPEWSTSSGCVVDHILPPSQQNRLPSEDSSLSSAPDQVLSVPQSPARHAKVSSPVSLAAPSGTRRQEDELHQAKSVVLRPLRGTEVEGCIRLYEEVHRLKGTRGLRQRQEEHERKARLLSEMASEQLKRFDERTSWKQHKEFQDLQEGMEKSFKETQVKLRKAEQQPSRHTGQGRLRKEEGQDRWRRLYALQEEALQLNQQLGASYRHNGLPRWDLSAFGGRGDQLCALISDIIRSASERGFPAPEDEATAERALQEMRHVLTGLQQEMAKATEEKRRPDEEECEDKQGQLEQRPRAEKETPDPGQCPGGKQREGLHVKAGDGTMQWYQQLQDAANQCVLAFDALTNSKDQEAKKIKMDLQKAATIPVSQISTIAGSQLKEIFDKINNLLLGKAVPCGGRSVSVTNHQQGLDFVHYKLAEKFVKQGEEEASHHEAAFPIAAVASGIWELHPRVGELILAHLHKKCPYSVPFYPAFQEGMASEEYQKLLGYQVKDSKVEQQDSFLKRMSGMIRLYAAIIQLRWPYAERQGAHPHGLNHGWRWLAQLLNMEPLADVTATLLFDFLEVCGNALMKQYQLQFWKMMLLIKEEYFPRIKGITSSGQMGSFICLKRFLENCLQQGEIPVPKGSLPPSFWLS, encoded by the exons ATGGCCCAGTCTGTGCAGGAAGGGGTGATGGCATCAGAGGGCCTCTGCTGGGAGGCCCTGCAGGCGCCGAGGAGTTCCGACAGGGGACTCTTGTCCTACCACCTCGACTGGCTGTTGAGGGGCCAGGAGACTTTGGAAGAATGCATGTCCATTCCTGAGTGGTCGACTTCCTCTGGATGCGTGGTGGACCACATCTTGCCTCCCTCTCAGCAGAATCGACTTCCCTCTGAGGATTCATCGCTCTCTTCTGCTCCTGACCAAGTACTGTCTGTTCCTCAGAGCCCTGCCAGACATGCAAAAGTCTCCTCGCCAGTTTCCCTTGCAGCTCCAAGTGGAACTCGGCGTCAGGAGGATGAACTCCATCAGGCAAAATCTGTGGTACTTCGCCCCTTGCGGGGAACGGAGGTGGAAGGATGCATTCGATTGTATGAGGAGGTGCACAGGCTGAAGGGAACTAGAGGACTGAGGCAGAGGCAGGAAGAGCATGAGAGGAAGGCAAGGCTCCTCTCTGAGATGGCCTCAGAGCAGCTGAAGCGGTTTGATGAACGAACGTCATGGAAACAGCACAAGGAGTTTCAGGACCTTcaggaagggatggagaaaagttTCAAAGAAACACAGG TGAAGCTGCGCAAGGCTGAACAACAGCCATCGAGGCACACGGGGCAAGGACGGCTCAGGAAAGAAGAAGGCCAGGATCGCTGGCGGCGTCTCTATGCCCTCCAAGAGGAGGCACTGCAGCTCAACCAGCAGCTGGGTGCCAGTTATCGGCACAACGGCCTACCGAGATGGGATCTGTCTGCATTTGGAGGCAGGGGAGACCAGTTGTGTGCGCTTATTTCAGACATCATTCGGAGCGCCAGTGAGAGAGGTTTTCCTGCCCCAGAAGATGAAGCCACCGCAGAACGGGCCCTGCAGGAAATGCGGCACGTGCTTACTGGTTTACAGCAGGAGATGGCCAAGGCtactgaggaaaagaggaggcCAGATGAAGAGGAGTGCGAGGACAAACAGGGGCAATTGGAGCAGCGGCCGAGAGCCGAGAAGGAGACCCCAGATCCTGGTCAGTGTCccggagggaaacagagagaaggcctCCACGTCAAAGCAGGAGACGGTACCATGCAGTGGTACCAGCAGCTACAGGATGCTGCCAATCAATGTGTCTTGGCTTTTGATGCATTAACCAATAGCAAAGATCAGGAGGccaagaagatcaaaatggacCTGCAGAAAGCTGCCACTATTCCTGTGAGCCAGATCTCTACAATAGCAGGCTCACAGCTGAAGGAGATCTTTGACAAGATCAACAATCTGCTCTTGGGGAAAGCTGTCCCCTGCGGTGGTCGGTCTGTGTCAGTGACAAACCACCAACAAGGCCTGGACTTTGTCCACTACAAGCTGGCAGAGAAATTCGTGAAACAAGGAGAAGAAGAGGCTTCTCATCACGAAGCAGCATTCCCCATTGCTGCTGTGGCATCCGGAATCTGGGAACTCCATCCCAGAGTGGGGGAACTCATCCTTGCTCATCTTCACAAAAAATGCCCTTACTCCGTGCCTTTctacccagccttccaggagggcATGGCCTCGGAAGAATATCAGAAGCTCCTTGGCTACCAAGTCAAGGATTCCAAAGTAGAACAACAAGATAGCTTTCTGAAGAGGATGTCTGGCATGATTCGTCTCTACGCTGCTATCATTCAACTCCGCTGGCCTTATGCAGAGAGACAAGGGGCTCATCCTCATGGCTTAAACCATGGCTGGCGCTGGCTGGCACAGCTCCTGAACATGGAGCCTCTGGCAGATGTGACCGCCActcttctctttgacttcttaGAGGTATGTGGGAATGCGCTCATGAAACAGTACCAGCTTCAGTTCTGGAAGATGATGCTACTcataaaggaagaatattttccCCGAATTAAAGGCATCACCAGTTCAGGACAAATGGGGTCTTTCATATGTCTCAAACGGTTCCTGGAGAACTGTCTGCAGCAAGGGGAGATCCCCGTCCCAAAGGGCTCCCTGCCGCCTTCTTTCTGGCTTTCCTGA